CAAATTAATGACGTCTTGATAATGTGGTTTCAGTTTCTTTATAAAGCGCAATAACTCGGCTAAATTTTGTTCAGAGATAAGTATGTCTTCGGGTGTAGGGCTGTCATCCACAATTTTTTTTATTCGCTCATCGCTTGTATCTGTGGTGTTAGCTATTACTGAGGTGCTTTTTTTCCTGTACTTATCAATCTGTATGTTTTTAGATATTGTGATAAGCCAAGTGCTAAACGTATATTTAGAATCGAAGGTATCGATTTTATCAAATGCCTTAGAGAATGTTTCTATGGTTATGTCTTCTGCTTCGTATTCATTTCGAACACGTTTTAATTGAAAGCCGTAAACTTCATTCCAGTATTGGTGTAATAGAAAGCTGAAAGCCCCTTGCTTTCCTTTCTTGGCTTTTTCAACATACGCTATTATAAGTTCCTTGGTTATTTCCAACGGGTGGGTTTTGCACTACTATTAAAAATAAAGATACTCAATTGGAAGCATACCAAAAACAATTCTAAAAAAGGAAGAAATGGTATTAGATTACGCTCTTTCAGATTTTGAGCTGCTTTTCCTACTACAATATATTGACATAGCAGCCGTACTAAAACTACAGCTAAAACAATTTTCCAATTACTTAGTAAGAGACAAACAGGCGTTAATAGCCAAAAGAGTAGGTTGGCGACATAATACGTGCTTAAGAGAAATTTATGCTTTGGTTTATACAGTTTGGCCGTTGTGACATGCCTTCTTTTTTGAAGTAGCCAAGCCTTAAATGTTGTTTTGGGCTTAGAAATCGTAAAACTCTCTTCGGAAAAGCACAATACGGTATTTGCAGAGGTAGCAACCTCATTTACAAATAAATCGTCATCGCCAGAAGGTAGCTGAATATGACTTATAAAACCGTTATTGTCGTAGTACAGTTTGCTGGTGTACGCGAGATTTCTTCCAACTCCCATGTAGGGTGTGCCCGCTTTCGCGTAAGAAAAATACTGGAGCGCTGTCATGAGAGTTTCAAAACGTATTAATGCGTTTAAAAAGCCTTTTTCCTTCACATAAGCTCCATAACCAAGAACTAATTGTTTTGTTTGGTCTAGGTTTTTCGTCATTTCGGCAAGCCAGTTGGGCGAGGCAGGCTTACAATCGGCATCGGTAAATAGCATTCGCTTATTAACTGCCTTTTTTATACCAAGGGTAAGGGCATATTTTTTGTTTCCCCAAAAAGCTTCATTGTTTTCAACGTTCACAATTTTTACTCGGTTGTCTTCGTTGGCGAAATCTTCCATGACATCTAAGGTGTTATCTGAGGAAGAGTCGTTAATTAAAATGACTTCAAAATTTGGATATGCCTGTGCTAAGATGGAGGGGATGTTTTTTGCTAAATTTTCAGCTTCGTTTTTAGCACAAATAATAATAGAAACTGGGTAGGTTTTGTAAGTAGAAACGGTAGGGGGTTTCAGAAAAGAAAACTTCGAGAATAAAATATAATAGCCACAATTAATAAGTACAACAGCAGCCAATACGTAGAGTAATACCATAGGCGCGCTTTACCAAATTAAATTATGAATGAGTTTCTTCCTGGCACGTATCGAACTGGTCTGGTGTTTTACCACAAAAACCACAAGCTTCACCATCTTTGTTTAAGAACGGGTTCTGACTCGCGCAGGTACCTGCAAATTCACCATCTTTTTTAGCCCAAAGTTTTATGGCAATTCCTGCTACTGCTACTAATAAAAGTACAATTGTAATGAGTAAGATTTTCATTTGCTTTCTTTTGAGCTACAAAAATACAATCTTTATTATTGATGCCTTAAAATTTTCAGTATTTTTAGCCTCCAAATTAGAAGCAAAATCATGAACACTACTAGATTTTTTACAGCTGCAATACTTGGTGCATTATTATTAGTTTCTTGTAAAAATGATACCAAAAGCAACGATGGAGCAGAAGTTTCAACTACAGAAAATGTAAAAGTTTCAGAAAAAAAGCCTGAAAAGAAGGTAAAACCATTAACCCAAGAACAGAGAAGGGCTGCAAACGGCGTGCAACGAAAATTGATGAAAACCAAGGAGTCTAAAGAGTTTACTCGGGCGTTGGTAACAGCAGAATTAATTGGAGAACTTGAAGATCTTGAAACTAACTACACGATTTTTGCGGCAGATAATGATGCTTTTAAAGTATTAGAGCCTGGCCAGAACGTACTAACCGACCCGAGTAGAAGAGCAGAGTTGGTGGCGTTACTAAGCAATCATATTGTAAAAGGTTCTTTTTCTTCTGCAGATTTAGCCCAGGAAATAAAGAAGAACGGCAAGTATGTGCTCACTACTATTCACGATAAAAAACTAACGGTGTCAATGAAAAACGACCTTATGGTTGTTACCAATGCCAACAAGAGTAGTACAGTTACCTTAGGAAAGACCGATATTAAAGGTACTAATGGAATATTGCACATTGTAGATGGCTTGCTAAAATAATTAGAAGACGTTTACTTCGGGTTCTATAAAAATACCGAATTGCCGCTGCACCTTTTCTTGAATTTTTAACGCAAGCTCCCAAATTTCGGTTCCAGTTGCATTTCCGTAGTTTACCAAAACCAAAGCTTGGTTTTTGTGTACTCCAGCGTCGCCATACCTTTTGCCTTTAAAACCAGCTTGTTCTATAAGCCATCCGGCAGGAATTTTAAACTTCGTGGGAGAAACTTCATAAAAAGGAGCGCCAGGGTGTTGCAAACGAAATGTCTGAAATTGTTCTGTGTCAATAACAGGATTCTTAAAGAAACTACCACTATTACCTAAAATAGCTGGATCTGGTAACTTAGATTGACGTATGGCAATAACTGCTTCGGAAATAGCGCTAATTGTTGGTTTCTCAATATTTTGAGATTTCAACTGTTCTCTAATTGCACCATAGTTGGTATGCAACGTATGATTTTTCTTAGTAAGTTGAAACGTCACGCTTGTAATGCTGTAATTTCCTTTTTCTTCATTTTTAAAAATTGAGTTTCTATACCCAAAATTGCAATCTTCTTTACTAAATGTTTTTTCTGAAAGTGACGCTATATGAATAGCAGTACAGCTAACAAAAGTGTCTTTTAACTCAACACCATAGGCTCCTATATTCTGAATGGGAGCAGTGCCTACATTCCCCGGAATAAGTGACATGTTTTCTAAACCACCATAATTGTTTTTAATGCAATATTGCACAAATTCATGCCAGTTTTCTCCGGCCATAGCACAAATTTGAATGGTGTCTTCGGTTTCAGAAACAACAGAAATTCCTTTTAGATTTAAGTGAATTACCAAATCTGTTACTGCCCGAGTGAGTAGCATATTACTCCCACCACCAAGCATAAAAATTGGTTCATTTTTGTGTGCAGAAAGGACCTCCTTTAGCTCTGGCAGAGTTGTGACAGCCACAAAGCGCTCTGCGGGCACATCAATACCAAAAGTGTTGTAATTTTTAAGAGATTTATTGTGTTGAATAGTCATTATTCTTGATACTCTAACAGCGCTGCTTTTAAAATGTTTACCGCTTTAATTAAGCTGTCTTTTTCCAGCACATAGGCAATTCTAATTTGGTTTTTACCAACGCCTTCGCTAGAATAAAATCCAGCAGCCGGAGCTACCATAATTGTTTCGCCATCTACATCAAACACTTCTAAAAGCCATTGCGCAAAAGCGTCACTATCTTTTATAGGTAATTGAGCAATGCAATAGAATGCTCCTTTTGGATGGCCTACTTGTACTCCTGGAATTTCTTCCAAAAGTTTTACCAACGTGTCGCGCCTTTCTTTGTATTCTTCAATAACATTGTCGAAATAGCTTTGAGGCGTATTTAAGGCAGCTTCACTCGCAATTTGAGCAAATGTGGGCGGACTAAGCCTTGCCTGAGCAAATTTTAGAGCTGTTTGTATCACGGTAGCGTTTTTAGACACAAAACAACCAATACGTGCTCCGCACATGCTGTATCGCTTAGAAACAGAATCTATAATAATTCCGTTTTCTGCCATGCCCTCAAGTTCAAGAATTGAAACATGTTTTAGGCCGTCGTAAGTAAATTCTCGGTACACTTCATCGGCTATCAAAAATAGATCGTGCTTTTTTACAATTGCTGCCAAGGTTTCTAACTCTTCTCTTGAATAAAGATATCCTGTAGGATTCCCTGGATTGCAAATTAATATCGCCTTTGTTTTTGGTGTTATTAGTTTTTCAAATTCTGAAATAGGAGGTAATGCAAAGTTATTTTCAATTTTTGAAATTACAGGAACAATTGTTACTCCACTCGCTGTAGCGAAACCGTTATAATTGGCATAAAAAGGTTCGGGTATAATAATTTCATCGCCTTGATCTGCAATGGTGCCCATGGCAAATAAGAGCGCCTCGCTACCCCCAGTAGTAACCACAATATCTTTTGCGGCTACCATGATATTATTCCGTTTGTAGTAATCGGCAATTTTTTCTCGATAAGGCTCAGATCCCTCAGATCGCGTATACGCCAAAATTTCTAGGGAGTGATGTGCAACAGCGTCCATTGCAATTTTCGGACTTTTAATATCGGGTTGCCCTATGTTGAGGTGGTAAACTGTTTTTTTCTGTTTATAGGCCATTTCGGCAAAAGGAACCAATTTTCTTATTGGCGATTCGGGCATTCGTGCACCCTTTGAAGACACTGCTGGCATAAGATTGTTATTAGAAAACAAAGTTGCGAAATATATTCCATAAATACACGTATTGATACGAGTGTTGCTGCTTTTTTTCTTTATCTTGGAAGTGATGGTTTATGAATTAAAAAAACAGCGTATCTACGTACTTCTATGCGTGATGTTCTTGCTTGGGTCTTGGTGCAGTGCTCAGGACGGTTTTTTGTTACCTACAAACGTTAAAAAGAATCGCATAAAGTTTGAGCTTGTAAACAATTTGGTAATTGTTCCAGTAGAATTAAACGGAACTAAATTATCTTTTTTATTAGATACAGGGGTTAATACATCGTTGTTGTTTAGCGTTGCTGAAAATGATTCATTAGAATTAAATAATGCTGTGCCTACAAAAATTAGAGGCTTAGGTGAAGGTGGTAGTGTTGAAGCGCTAAGAAGTATGCATAATACCTTACAAGTGGGAAAAGCTGTAGATAAAAGTCATTCGTTATATGTGGTTTTTGACGAATCGCTTAACTTTTCACCTAGAATGGGGGTGCCAGTACATGGTATTTTGGGGTATGATTTCTTTAAAAATTTTATTGTTAAAATAGATTATGTTTCGAATGTGCTAACACTTTACAATCCTGATCACATATCAGAAAATCCTTGCAGAAAGTGTGAAGAATTTGAGCTTTCATTTTATGCAAATAAACCCTTTTTAAACGTTAAAATTTCCGAAGAACTAGGACTAAGCAATGCCTTGTTGCTTATAGATTCTGGTTCCAGCGATGCCTTATGGATTTTTCGAGAAGACGCCCATATTACTGAAATGCCTAAAAATTACTTTGAAGATTATTTAGGGCTCGGGTTAAGTGGTAGTATCTTCGGAAAGCGTTCTAAAATTGATGCGCTTCAGATAGGTGTCTATGACCTCACAAAGGTGAGTACGTCATTTCCTGATGAAAACGCAATTAAGAACATTGTGTTTTTTAAACAAAGGGAAGGGAGTCTTGGCGCTGCAGTACTAAAAAGGTTTACGGTGTATTTTGATTATAAGAACCAAAGAATGTACTTAAAAAAGAATAGTAATTTTAAGAAACCCTTTTACTACAACATGGCTGGGATTGTCTTAGCTCACGATGGTACGGTTACCGTGAAAGATGTGCAAGATTATAGAAGTGGTTCCTTCAATTTAAATAAAAGCAATCATAATAATGTTGCTGTTTCTTTACCTGTTAACGCTAGCTACAATTTTTTTCTTACACCTCGTATTGTCGTAGCAGAATTACGGGCAGATTCTCCTGCAGCCAAAGCGGGTGTTGAAAAAGGCGATACTATCCTTGAAATTAACGGAAAACCGGTTTACAAACAAAAACTTTACGAGCTTACGGCCTTTTTTAGCTCTAAAGCGGGGAAGACGGTTCATTTGCTTATTGAGCGAAATGGAGCTACATTAAAGAAGAAATTTATACTTACAAAAGTGCTATAAAAAAAGCCGACTCGTAAGAATCGGCTTTATAATTTGTTGGATGCTAATTTATTGCATTACGCTTTGTCCTGCCGGTAAAACTTCACCCTTAATTTTTAGCGCTTTAACAGGTTCGTCTGCATTAGAATATACCGTAACGGTTTTTCTAATAGGACCTACCTTGTTTTGTGTATCATACTTTACTTCAATTTGACCAGTTTCTCCAGGGGCTACAGCTCCTTTTGGCTTTTTTGGAATTGTACAACCACAGCTAGATTTCACGTCACTTACAATAAGTGGTTGATCTCCAACATTTGTGAATTCAAACACACGAACTCCGTCGCTTCCTTTAGCTACTTTACCGTAGTCAATTGTTTCAGTTTTAAATTTAAATTTTGCTTGCGCATTCATTGAAACTCCCGCAAGAAGTACTACTGCTATAAGTAATAGATTTTTCATAATTTCTAAGATTTTGGTCAGGCTAATGTAGGCATTTGTTACATTTCCTGCAAACTAAGTTATTCACTTTGTGATTTTATAATAGGCCAATAATACCTACTTTTGTACCCTTATTTCAAAAATCAGACCAAACTATGGCACTAGCAGCAAAATATGATGCGCAATCGGTTGAAGACAAATGGTATAGCTACTGGATGGAGCAGGGATATTTTCATTCAGAAGTGAATGAAAAAGAAGCGTATACCATCGTAATTCCGCCGCCAAACGTCACAGGAGTGCTGCATATGGGGCATATGCTTAATAATACCTTACAGGATGTACTTATTCGTAGAGCGCGTCTAAAAGGCTTTAACGCGTGTTGGGTACCAGGAACAGACCACGCATCTATTGCAACAGAGGCAAAGGTGGTTGCAAAATTAAAAGCAGAAGGAATTGATAAAGATGACCTTACCCGAGAAGAGTTTTTAGAACATGCTTGGGAATGGACCCATAAACACGGGGGTATTATTTTAGAACAACTAAAAAAACTTGGGGCCTCGTGCGATTGGGAACGTACAAAGTTTACGATGGATGAAGATCTGTCTAAATCTGTAATCAAGGTTTTTGTAGATCTCTACAATAAGGGGAAGGTATACAGAGGATACCGCATGGTTAATTGGGACCCACAGGCAAAAACTACGCTGAGCGATGAAGAAGTAAACTATGTAGAGAAGCAAGGAAATTTATATTATTTAAATTATAAAATTGAGGGTTCTACAGACCATTTAACAATAGCTACAACACGTCCAGAAACAATTTTGGGCGATACTGCCATTTGTATCAATCCGAATGACGATCGTTTTAAGCATTTAAAAGGTAAAAAGGCAATTGTACCTATTTGTAATCGCGCCATTCCAATTATTGAAGATACTTATGTAGATATGGAGTTTGGTACGGGTTGCTTAAAAGTAACGCCTGCTCACGATGAGAATGATAAAATATTAGGAGATACGCATAAGCTGGAAGTAATCGATATTTTTAATGACGACGCTACGTTAAATAGCTTCGGAATGCATTATGAAGGCAAAGACCGTTTTGTTGCGCGTAAAGAAATTGTAGCCGAGCTTACCGAAATGGGCGTTCTTGCTAAAACGGAACAACACAACAATAAAATTGGTACCAGCGAACGTACGGGTGCGGTAATTGAGCCGAAATTAAGCGACCAGTGGTTTTTGAGTATGAAAGACTTGGCGCAACCAGCATTAGACGCTGTGTTAGAAAAAGATGTGAATCTTGTGCCTGAAAAATTTGTAAATACCTACCGTCACTGGATGGAGAACGTTCGCGATTGGAACATCTCGCGTCAATTGTGGTGGGGGCATCAAATTCCGGCATATTTCTATGGCGATGGTAAAGAAGATTTTGTTGTTGCTGAAACAATAGAAGCTGCACTACCGTTGGCAAAGGAAAAAGCGCAGAATGATAGTTTAACCATATCAGACTTACAACAAGACCCTGACGCCTTAGACACGTGGTTTTCTTCTTGGTTGTGGCCAATTAGCGTTTTTAACGGAATACTTGAACCCGAAAATGAAGAGATTAATTATTACTACCCTACAAACGATTTAGTAACGGCACCAGAAATTTTATTTTTCTGGGTAGCCAGAATGATTATTGCAGGGTACGAATACCGTGGGGAGAAACCGTTTACAAATGTATATCTCACAGGTATCGTACGTGATAAACAGCGTAGAAAAATGAGTAAAAGTTTGGGGAATTCTCCAGACCCTATTGAGCTTATGAACCAATACGGGGCAGATGGCGTACGTGTAGGTATGTTACTAAGCTCACCAGCAGGAAACGATTTAATGTTCGACGAAGATTTATGTAAGCAGGGGAGTGGCTTTGTAAATAAAATATGGAATGCCTATCGATTAATTGACGGCTGGGAAGTTTCAGAAACTGAGAAAGATACAGAAGCTGCTGCTATCGCTATAAAGTGGTACCAAAACAAGTTTCAGAAAGTATTGGTAGAGATTGAAGATCATTATAGCAAATACAGAATAAGTGACGCTCTAATGGCCACTTATAAACTTATTTGGGACGATTTCTGTTCGTGGTTGCTTGAAATGGTAAAGCCTGAATACGGAAAACCAATCGCAGCTACCACATATAAGCAAGTACTTTCAATTCTTGAAGAAAACTTAAAGGTTTTGCATCCTTTTGTGCCTTTTATTTCTGAAGAAATTTGGCAACATATTACAGAGCGTACTTCTGAAGAAGCTTTAATTGTGTCTACATGGCCTAAAGCCGAAACTTTTGATGAATCTTTTATACAGGAATTTGAATTTGCTGCGGAAGTAATTTCAGGTATTCGAACCATTCGAAAACAAAAGAATATTTCATTCAAGGATAGTATTGACTTGTCTGTAATAAATAATGAAAAAGCTTCGACTAATTTTGACGCTGTGATCTCTAAATTAGGAAAGATAGCTACCCTTAGCTATACTACCGAAGCTGTGGAAGGCGCTTTAACCTTTAGAGTAAAATCTAATGAATATTTTGTTCCTATTGCAGGTGCAATTAACGTAGAGGAAGAAATAGCTAAACTTTCCGAAGAACTAGCATATACCGAAGGGTTCTTGAAAAGTGTTCAGAAAAAACTAAGCAATGAACGTTTTGTTGCGGGTGCTCCAGAGCAGGTGGTTGCTGTTGAAAAGCGTAAAGAAGCAGATGCACTAGCCAAAATTGAAACGATTAAGGCGAGTTTAAAAGGGTTGCAATAAATCTTGAATTTTACTTTCGATATAAAAAATACTGATTAACAGTATCTATGTAGGCTTGCTTTGCTTGGTCTTCTGTCATATCTCTATTCTGAAAGAGCGCGTTTGTTTTAAAAGCACTTATCAACGGCTTACCACTGCTTGGTCGATTTTCACTATTTGTAGCTCTTTTGTAGTAAGCATAGAGGCGCAGTAAAACATCTGCAGGAAATGGCTCTGTATGCTCATTGATGCTTTGCACAGCTTTATTAAAGGCGATATCTAGCGCTTCGGAAGTCATTAATTTATTGTTCGGCTAAGACAGAAATGCCTCCTTTTACTTTTTGATTTAGTGCTACATTAATTTTGGTCCCAATGGGAAGGTAAATATCTACTCTAGATCCAAACTTTATAAAACCACTATCGTCTGCTTGAACAGCAATATCACCTTCCTTAGCATAATTTACAATGCGTTTGGCAAGTGCTCCTGCAATTTGTCTATGCAAGACATCTCCAAATTTTTCAGACTTAACAACAACTGTGGTACGTTCGTTTTCTTCACTCGATTTAGGATGCCAAGCTACTAAATACTTACCAGGGTGGTATTTGCTATACACTATTGGGCCACCTACAGGATAACGGGTTACGTGAACGTTTATTGGCGACATAAATACTGAAACTTGTAATCGCTTGTCTTTAAAGTATTCTTTTTCGAAAACCTCTTCAATAACCACTACTTTTCCATCTACTGGCGATAGTACCTGATTTGCATTAAGAGAAAAATGTCGTTTCGGATTTCTAAAAAATTGAAGAATTAGTATTAAAAATACGATAAGTACGAGGATAATACCTCCTCGGTAGTATTGATTGCCTACAAAATGATTTGCAACTAAGCTAAGAACAGCGACTATCGCAAATGTGATTAAAATAATTTTATAGCCTTCTTTATGAAACATAATCTACTATTAATAAAAATGCGTAAATAAATGGACTCGCATATATAATGCTGTCTAATCGATCGTAAATTCCGCCATGTCCGGGCATTAAATTTCCGCTGTCTTTTACACCCGCTTGTCGCTTAAATTTCGATTGAATTAAATCTCCTACTGTCCCAAATATGGAAGCGATAAGCGCTAAACAAATCCAAACCCATAATGGAAACACATCTGTGTACTTAAAGATAATAAATGCTGCTAAAATACCACCAGCGATGCCTCCTAAAAATCCTTCAACAGTTTTTTTGGGAGATATACGTTCCAATAATTTATGCTTTCCGAAGTTTTTACCCACCAAATACGCTGCGCTATCGTTACTCCAAACAAGAAAGAATACACCTATAATTAACCCTGGTAAAAAGCTGTCTTGCTGGAATGGAATAAGTGTTAAGAAAACAAAACCACTAATAAGATAAAAAATAACCGTGATGTATTTCTTCTTTTCAAACATTGGGATTTTGCTGGTCCACAATACGTCCTTTAGCAAAAATAAATTGACAAAACAGGTTAGTATAAGGTACAGAAGAACTGCGTTATAGTCTAAAATGTTATAACTTAATACATAGAGGGCGGCTAAAAGAAGGCCATATGCGAGATAACTTTTAAGGTGTACTAGGCGTAAAAATTCTGAAAGTGTAATGCCACCCAGAATAAGGAAGAGTATCATGAACCATTCGTGTGAGGTGTACATCGAGAATACGATGATGGCCGCATACAGCAGTCCGGAGATGGTTCGAACGATAAGTTCTTTCATAAATTATAGGTCTTCCAGTAGCAGCAAATATAGGTTTTTTGTGCTACTTCCATAACTCATGAAGTCCTTTTCTTTTTCGCTTTCAAAGTCTTTAATAGTAGTGATATTGCTAGGTATTTTTCCTTTGCATTGGTTCTTTATAATACGAAGCCCTTCACTAATAGTATCAACTAATTGACTTGTGGTTGCAAAGATTACAACGTTATCGGGTAACTCGTGAAGTTTCTTCTCTTTCATCTGGTTAGACGACAACAAAATAGAACCGTTGGTTGCAACTAAACTTTCGCATGTAGAGAGAAAAAAAGTAGCATTGTTCTTTTTGGTGAAGGTTAGATTAAAGCCATCAAATCGAGAAGTGAGTTGCTCGTTAATACAGAACACCTCTTTTTCATACCAGTCGTTTTCTAACAAAATGTTGTCAAATACTTCAAGAAGCTCCTCAAGATTTTCACAATACAGAAATTTACCACCGTTTTTATTGAAGTTATAGGTGAATTTTTCATCTATTGGAAGTTTCTCTTCAGGGTAATACTTCCCGTGATCGACTTTCTTCTTAGAAGCCGATTGCTTAGTAGTCTTTAGAAGTCTTTTAAACAGACTCATATAGCAATCTATTGAGGAATTTAGAGTACGTTATTCTTCAAAGATAAAAAATCTAATGTGAAGTTATGTGCATCTTACTTAAACTTAACAAACTTACACCAAAAATTACTCTTCTTCTTTTTCTATTGTTGGTTTAGTAAGTGGAATATCGACAGGTTTTTTAAAGGGTCGCTCTCCAAAAATACGCTCTAGGCTTTCTTTAAAAATAACCTCTTTTTCAAGTAATTCTTCTGCCAACAAGCTAAGCTTGTCTTTGTTGTCTTCCAATAATTTAATAGCACGTTGGTATTGCTCTTCTATGATTGCTGAAATTTCCTTATCGATCATTTCTGCAGTCTTTTCGCTATACGGCTTGCTAAAATTATAGTCAGATTGTCCCGATGAATCGTAATAGGTTAAGTTTCCAATTTTCTCATTTAAACCGTAAATAGTTACCATCGCTCGTGCTTGTTTGGTCACTTTTTCTAAGTCGCTTAAAGCGCCAGTAGAGATTTTATTGAAAATTACCTTTTCTGCTGCACGGCCACCCATAGTAGCGCACATTTCGTCTAACATTTGCTCTGGACGCACAATAAGTCGTTCTTCAGGTAGATACCAAGCTGCACCTAGCGATTGTCCTCTAGGAACTATGGTTACCTTCACTAATGGAGCTGCATGTTCTAGCATCCAACTCACCGTGGCATGACCAGCTTCATGAAAGGCAATTGCTTTTTTCTCATCTGGTGTAATAATCTTGTTTTTCTTTTCTAATCCACCTACAATTCTATCTACAGCGTCTAAGAAATCTTGTTTTGTAACGGCTTTCTTTTCTTTTCTAGCTGCAATAAGAGCTGCCTCATTACATACATTGGCAATATCTGCTCCTGAAAACCCAGGAGTTTGCTTCGCTAAGAAATCTGTGTCTAGCGAATCATCCTGAACAATTGGGCGAAGGTGTACTTCAAATATTTCTTTACGTTCGCGTACATCTGGCAAGTCTACATAAATCTGTCTGTCAAAACGTCCAGCTCGCATTAAGGCTTTATCTAATACATCTGCACGGTTGGTTGCTGCAACAACAATTACGTTGGTATTGGTTCCAAAGCCGTCCATTTCGGTTAGCAGCTGGTTAAGGGTGTTTTCACGTTCGTCGTTAGAGCCAGAGAAGTTGTTTTTTCCTCGTGCACGACCAATAGCGTCTATTTCGTCTATAAAAATAATAGAAGGTGATTTTTCTTTGGCTTGTTTGAATAGGTCTCGTACTCTTGAAGCACCTACTCCTACAAACATCTCCACAAAATCTGACCCAGAAAGCGAGAAAAAAGGTACTTGCGCTTCACCAGCCACGGCACGGGCAAGTAATGTTTTTCCTGTTCCTGGAGGACCTACTAACAATGCACCTTTTGGTATTTTACCCCCAAGCGAGGTGTATTTGTCAGGATTTTTTAAGAAATCTACTATTTCTTGTACTTCCTCTTTAGCTCCTTCAAGTCCGGCAACATCTTTAAATGAAGTTTTTACGTCGGTTTTTTCGTCAAATAGTTTCGCTTTAGACTTTCCGATATTAAAAATCTGCCCGCCTGCTCCGCCGCCTGCTCCGGCAGACATACGTCGCATAATGAAAATCCAAATACCAATAATTACCGCAAAAAAGATAATAGATGGTAGGAATTCGGCCAATAAATTAGTTTCTGTGTCCCAAACTATTTTTGTGGTTAAACCATTTTCGGCTTTGATTTGGTTTACGCTGTTTTCGAAGTTCTGTAAATCTCCAAACTCGAATTGATACGATGCCTCGTTGGCGCCTGGCGAAAGTAAACTATTACTGTTCTTTTTAGAATGCTCTTGTTTACTTTTTGCTTCTGGGGTAAGGTAAATTTTCGCTACTTTTTTGTTTACGATTTCAACCTTTTCAATATCGCCTTGCTTCAGAAATTTCTGAAAATCTGACTGTGTCGTTTTCGCAGGCTGTGTTAATCCGCCGCTAAAAACTTGACTAAAAAGAATGACAACAATAAATATAATGGCATAAATCCAGATATAATTAAATTTAGGCTTACGCACTTCGGGTTTCTTATTTTCTTTGGCCATACGGCGTTTTTCGTTTTAGTAAGTGGTTTCTATTTTTACAGTTTTTGCATCTCCCCAAAGGCCTTCAATATCGTAAAACTCACGAATATGTTTTTGAAATACGTGTACAACAACATGTACGTAATCCATTAATATCCATTCGGCGTTATCGGCTCCTTCAATGTTCCATGCTTTTTCATGGATGCTTTTAC
This Rasiella rasia DNA region includes the following protein-coding sequences:
- a CDS encoding phosphatidate cytidylyltransferase produces the protein MKELIVRTISGLLYAAIIVFSMYTSHEWFMILFLILGGITLSEFLRLVHLKSYLAYGLLLAALYVLSYNILDYNAVLLYLILTCFVNLFLLKDVLWTSKIPMFEKKKYITVIFYLISGFVFLTLIPFQQDSFLPGLIIGVFFLVWSNDSAAYLVGKNFGKHKLLERISPKKTVEGFLGGIAGGILAAFIIFKYTDVFPLWVWICLALIASIFGTVGDLIQSKFKRQAGVKDSGNLMPGHGGIYDRLDSIIYASPFIYAFLLIVDYVS
- a CDS encoding LUD domain-containing protein, which codes for MSLFKRLLKTTKQSASKKKVDHGKYYPEEKLPIDEKFTYNFNKNGGKFLYCENLEELLEVFDNILLENDWYEKEVFCINEQLTSRFDGFNLTFTKKNNATFFLSTCESLVATNGSILLSSNQMKEKKLHELPDNVVIFATTSQLVDTISEGLRIIKNQCKGKIPSNITTIKDFESEKEKDFMSYGSSTKNLYLLLLEDL
- the ftsH gene encoding ATP-dependent zinc metalloprotease FtsH — translated: MAKENKKPEVRKPKFNYIWIYAIIFIVVILFSQVFSGGLTQPAKTTQSDFQKFLKQGDIEKVEIVNKKVAKIYLTPEAKSKQEHSKKNSNSLLSPGANEASYQFEFGDLQNFENSVNQIKAENGLTTKIVWDTETNLLAEFLPSIIFFAVIIGIWIFIMRRMSAGAGGGAGGQIFNIGKSKAKLFDEKTDVKTSFKDVAGLEGAKEEVQEIVDFLKNPDKYTSLGGKIPKGALLVGPPGTGKTLLARAVAGEAQVPFFSLSGSDFVEMFVGVGASRVRDLFKQAKEKSPSIIFIDEIDAIGRARGKNNFSGSNDERENTLNQLLTEMDGFGTNTNVIVVAATNRADVLDKALMRAGRFDRQIYVDLPDVRERKEIFEVHLRPIVQDDSLDTDFLAKQTPGFSGADIANVCNEAALIAARKEKKAVTKQDFLDAVDRIVGGLEKKNKIITPDEKKAIAFHEAGHATVSWMLEHAAPLVKVTIVPRGQSLGAAWYLPEERLIVRPEQMLDEMCATMGGRAAEKVIFNKISTGALSDLEKVTKQARAMVTIYGLNEKIGNLTYYDSSGQSDYNFSKPYSEKTAEMIDKEISAIIEEQYQRAIKLLEDNKDKLSLLAEELLEKEVIFKESLERIFGERPFKKPVDIPLTKPTIEKEEE